In the Blautia coccoides genome, CTTTACCTGTTTTGTCAGACGTTCGTCCTGCCATTCACGAATCTGCTCTCTTGAGGCACATTCGACTTCCGGCTGATAATAATTCTCCATTGCTGTAAATTCCTTTCCATCCATTTTACTCTAAAACGGCATCCCGGACCATATATCACTTTTGTCCTGACATGCCTGCCGCCGGGTACTGACCCACATCGGCCCGTTTTTATTATTATATCATTTTAGCGCTTCAGCGTAAAGAATATTTAACATTTTATGCAGTCCTTCATAAGATATTACTGTATAAGTAAATTAAAAGGATAAACAGATATGGAAAAATGTCGAATGAATTATCAGGGCGTCCGTCCGTACTATCCGCCGAATAGAGAAATGCCGGCCCGCGATAACTGCCGCCGTACACCCTGTGGCTGTAACTGTAATTGTGATATGGTAGACAACACCTCAATCTATGAACATGCCGACAAGCTGCCGCTTACTATGGCATATGTACCCATGCAAAAATTCAAAACTACCTTTGAACTTTGCAAAGCGCTGCAGATGGGAACCATCTTCCCTGAACTTTGCAAGCCATTCTGTGGAAAGAGAGGTGGATGTCGATGAAGGAATGCAGACGCAGCAAATCCCAGTTAATGCAGCTGATCAATGAAGTCAGCTTCGCCGTCAACGATATGAATCTCTACCTTGACACTCACCCGGATGACAAGTCCGCTATGGAATTTATGTGCGATAAAATCCGCATCCGCGAAGAAGCGCTGAAAGAATACGCCATGTACTATGGCCCGCTTACCATTGCAACTGCTGATGATGACTGCAGCAACTCATGGGATTGGGTAATGCAGCCGTGGCCTTGGGAATAGAGAGGAGTGTGCTAGAATATGTGGAATTATGAGAAGAGATTACAGTATCCGATAAATATTAAGACTCCGAATGCCAAGGCTGCTTTGTTTATTATGAGTCAGTATGGTGGACCAGATGGAGAAATTGCCGCTTCTATGCGTTATCTGTCACAGCGGTTCGCCATGCCGAATCGCATCGCCATGGGTACCCTGAATGATATAGGTACATCGTTCTTGCTATTGCCCCCATATCTCCCCATCGTACTACGCCAGGTTAAGTATGCCACATAGTAACCACATTCTGATGGAAAGAAGTAACTTATTGTTATTATTCACAGCCACTGTTCCACGAGATTTGTTATGCTTTTTATATGCTTGCGCATGAAAATCCCGAGGCAGCCGGCGCAGTTTGGAGCAGAATACTCCGCCTCTATGCATGGCGAAGCGTATTGCTGTTCACAGAACTGCCCTTTTTGCAGTGCTATTCCATCTCAACTAAAGAATCTCTAAGATATCCTCCGGACCGTCTTCCACAATAGCTGCTTCCAATATTTCTGTATTATAATTATCCCGTTTCCCACTGCTGTGAATCCGCATCTTTATTCCAAACGGAACATATTTTA is a window encoding:
- a CDS encoding spore coat associated protein CotJA, whose translation is MEKCRMNYQGVRPYYPPNREMPARDNCRRTPCGCNCNCDMVDNTSIYEHADKLPLTMAYVPMQKFKTTFELCKALQMGTIFPELCKPFCGKRGGCR
- a CDS encoding spore coat protein CotJB, yielding MKECRRSKSQLMQLINEVSFAVNDMNLYLDTHPDDKSAMEFMCDKIRIREEALKEYAMYYGPLTIATADDDCSNSWDWVMQPWPWE
- a CDS encoding manganese catalase family protein, which produces MWNYEKRLQYPINIKTPNAKAALFIMSQYGGPDGEIAASMRYLSQRFAMPNRIAMGTLNDIGTSFLLLPPYLPIVLRQVKYAT